The uncultured Fibrobacter sp. genome contains the following window.
AGACGAACTGCGCATGATGGAATTTCTCAAGCACCCCAAGTGCGTCGCCTGCGGGGAATTCGGGCTTGATTACCACTATGGTGCCGAAACAAAGGCAAAGCAAGTTGAACTGTTCGAGCGACACCTGCAACTCGGCATCGAAAGCGGCAAACCCCTGGTACTACACCTGCGCGAAGCCGACGACGATGCACTCGCCGTACTCCGTAACGCCGATATCCAAGGCAAAAAAATCCATGTCCATTGCTTTACAGGTTCGCCCGAATTTTGCAAACAAATGCTCGACCTGGGTTCCAAAGGCGTCGAAATCTATGTTGGCTTTACCGGAATCATCACGTTCAAGAACGCGCAAAACGTCCGCGATGCTGCCGCTATCGTACCACCAAGCCAAATGCTCCTAGAAACGGATTCCCCCTACATGGCGCCCATCCCCTACCGTGGCAAACCATGCCATTCCGGCTATATCCCTTACATCGCGCAAGCGCTCGCCACAATAAAAAATTTGCCCGTAGAGGAACTCTACAGGCACTGTCGCGAAAACACTCGCCACTGTTACGGCATCTGAAACGCCATGGAAACCTGCGAAGGGGTCGACTCCCCTTTGTAATGCCTGCGCAAGTACGCAAGCGCCGCCTCGGAATTGAGCGGTTTGCTGAAGTAGTAACCCTGAATAAACTGGCAACCCTCGCTCCTCAAGAAGTCGAGCTGGTCGCGAGTTTCGACGCCTTCGGCAATCAGGCCCATATTCATTGAATGCGCGATGCCGATAACCATGCGTGCAAAAGAAGCGTCTTCTTCGTCGTCTGTCACGTGGTCGACAAAAGACTTATCCATCTTGAGAGTATGCACCGGGAAGCGCTTCAAATAGGCCAGGCTGCTGTAACCTGTACCGAAATCGTCTATGGAAATC
Protein-coding sequences here:
- a CDS encoding TatD family hydrolase — protein: MFIDTHCHIDSYERHAGESFDALLARIPSDTDDKVQLPEAFIHVACDPADFDYARELSEKYPNVYTAYGIHPEYVETETAEDELRMMEFLKHPKCVACGEFGLDYHYGAETKAKQVELFERHLQLGIESGKPLVLHLREADDDALAVLRNADIQGKKIHVHCFTGSPEFCKQMLDLGSKGVEIYVGFTGIITFKNAQNVRDAAAIVPPSQMLLETDSPYMAPIPYRGKPCHSGYIPYIAQALATIKNLPVEELYRHCRENTRHCYGI